In Gemmatimonadota bacterium, a genomic segment contains:
- a CDS encoding PadR family transcriptional regulator: protein MPEKLDIKQGTLALMILRTLDVLGPLHGYGIARRIEETSRNRLALNYGTLYPALLKMEQEGAIAAEWRPSENNRRAKYYTLTPVGRKLLARETREWIETADLIAAFLNLRPES, encoded by the coding sequence ATGCCGGAGAAACTCGACATTAAGCAGGGGACCCTCGCCCTCATGATCCTCAGGACGCTCGACGTCCTGGGACCGCTGCATGGATACGGCATCGCGCGCCGCATCGAAGAGACGAGCAGGAACCGCCTCGCCCTCAACTACGGCACGCTCTATCCCGCCTTGCTCAAGATGGAGCAGGAAGGGGCGATCGCCGCCGAGTGGCGTCCGTCGGAGAACAACCGGCGTGCGAAGTACTACACGCTCACCCCCGTGGGGCGAAAGCTGCTCGCGCGCGAGACACGCGAATGGATTGAGACCGCCGACCTCATCGCCGCCTTCCTCAACCTCCGGCCGGAGTCCTGA
- a CDS encoding SGNH/GDSL hydrolase family protein gives MLPSRVLLLSLGALLVLSPDSSAAQASSQPSPSPKRTADEERLRADWANLARYRADNAALGAPAAGEQRVVFMGNSITEGWARYFPTMFPGKPYVGRGIGGQTTPQMLVRFRQDVIALKPAVVVILAGTNDIAGNTGASTLEMIEDNLASMAELAKANGIAVVLSSVLPVFDYPWRPGLEPAPKIVALNAWMKQYAAAHGAVYLDYHSAMADARQGMRADLAGDGVHPNDKGYGLMAPLVERAIAEALRARP, from the coding sequence ATGCTACCCTCTCGTGTTCTCCTCCTGTCCCTCGGAGCCCTGCTCGTTCTGTCGCCCGACTCGTCCGCGGCCCAGGCGTCGTCGCAGCCGTCGCCTTCCCCCAAGCGCACCGCCGACGAGGAACGCCTGCGGGCCGACTGGGCCAACCTGGCCCGCTACCGCGCCGACAACGCCGCCCTGGGCGCCCCCGCCGCTGGCGAGCAGCGCGTGGTCTTCATGGGGAACTCGATCACCGAGGGGTGGGCGCGCTACTTCCCCACGATGTTCCCCGGCAAGCCCTATGTGGGCCGAGGGATCGGTGGCCAGACGACGCCGCAGATGCTGGTGCGCTTCAGGCAGGACGTGATCGCGCTCAAGCCGGCGGTGGTGGTGATTCTCGCCGGGACCAACGACATCGCCGGCAACACCGGGGCGTCGACGCTGGAGATGATCGAGGACAACCTGGCCTCGATGGCGGAGCTGGCGAAGGCGAACGGAATTGCGGTGGTGCTTTCGTCGGTGCTCCCGGTTTTCGACTATCCCTGGCGTCCGGGGCTCGAGCCGGCGCCGAAGATTGTCGCGTTGAACGCGTGGATGAAGCAGTACGCGGCCGCGCACGGGGCGGTGTACCTCGACTACCACTCGGCGATGGCCGATGCGCGGCAGGGGATGCGCGCCGACCTGGCTGGCGACGGAGTGCACCCTAACGACAAGGGGTATGGACTGATGGCGCCGCTCGTGGAACGGGCGATCGCGGAGGCGTTGCGGGCAAGGCCATAG
- a CDS encoding ATP-binding cassette domain-containing protein, whose product MHVIETRGLTKRYGDVLAVDDISFSVEQGQVFGFLGPNGCGKTTTIGMLLGIITPTAGEVRLLGLTGRDGLHAARQKIGATLETPNFYPYLSGWDNLRIVANLKGVSDRTIEETLELVGLLARRKDKFQGYSLGMKQRLAIAATLLGDPQLVILDEPANGLDPDGMREIRELIVALGARGKTVFVSSHLLNEVERTCTHVAILRKGTIVRQASVHDLLKTATIVELRGDDPARMHAAAEGYPRAARVSSRDDAVLVELQDDDAASLNRWLAGQGVFVAYLAPQRLSLEEAFIDLTRDDVATTTAGVA is encoded by the coding sequence ATGCACGTCATCGAGACACGGGGACTCACCAAACGATACGGCGATGTCCTCGCCGTCGACGACATCTCCTTCTCCGTCGAGCAGGGACAGGTCTTCGGCTTCTTGGGTCCCAACGGCTGCGGCAAGACCACGACCATCGGCATGCTCCTGGGGATCATTACCCCCACCGCTGGAGAGGTGCGACTGCTCGGCCTCACGGGACGCGATGGACTGCACGCGGCCCGTCAGAAGATCGGGGCGACGCTCGAGACCCCCAACTTCTATCCGTATCTCAGCGGGTGGGACAACCTGCGCATCGTCGCCAACCTGAAAGGGGTGAGCGACAGGACCATCGAGGAGACGCTCGAACTGGTCGGGCTCCTGGCGCGACGCAAGGACAAGTTCCAGGGCTACTCGCTCGGCATGAAGCAGCGCCTGGCCATCGCCGCCACGCTGCTCGGCGATCCGCAGCTCGTCATCCTCGACGAACCGGCCAACGGGCTCGATCCCGATGGGATGCGCGAGATCCGGGAGCTGATCGTGGCGCTGGGGGCGCGCGGCAAGACGGTCTTTGTCTCGTCGCACCTGCTCAACGAGGTCGAGCGCACCTGTACGCATGTGGCGATCCTGCGAAAGGGGACGATCGTCCGGCAGGCGAGCGTGCACGACCTGCTCAAGACAGCGACCATCGTCGAGTTGCGAGGCGACGACCCGGCGCGTATGCATGCGGCGGCGGAGGGCTATCCCAGGGCGGCGCGCGTGAGTTCGCGGGACGACGCGGTGCTGGTGGAGTTGCAGGACGACGATGCCGCGTCGCTCAACCGGTGGCTCGCCGGCCAGGGCGTCTTCGTCGCGTACCTGGCCCCGCAGCGCCTTTCGTTGGAAGAGGCGTTCATCGACCTCACGCGCGACGATGTCGCCACCACCACGGCAGGTGTCGCATGA
- a CDS encoding HAD-IA family hydrolase, translating into MTASPRHTTVLKAVLWDVDGTIAETERDGHRVAFNEAFEAHGIPWRWSVEHYGELLVVAGGRERLLHDMASRPDAPADLAEREALARTLHAAKNVAYAARLAQGGISFRPGVRPLLEECRARGVPMAITTTTSRANIDALFSQHLGAAWRDWFAVVLGGEDVTQKKPDPEVYQRALQLLGVEAHEAVAIEDSPAGVASARGAGVPVVVARSIYFADTPIEGATAVGPGLHTRRGWTPALVPDGDASDGDGPVTLDDLARWCTTTR; encoded by the coding sequence ATGACCGCCTCACCTCGCCACACGACAGTGCTCAAGGCCGTCCTCTGGGACGTGGACGGCACCATCGCCGAGACCGAACGCGATGGGCATCGCGTCGCCTTCAACGAGGCGTTCGAGGCGCACGGCATTCCGTGGCGCTGGAGCGTGGAGCACTACGGTGAGTTGCTGGTAGTCGCCGGCGGTCGCGAACGCCTGTTGCACGACATGGCGTCGCGCCCCGATGCGCCTGCCGACCTCGCGGAGCGTGAGGCGCTCGCGCGCACCCTGCACGCGGCCAAGAACGTCGCCTATGCGGCGCGGCTCGCCCAGGGTGGGATCTCGTTTCGCCCCGGTGTGCGCCCCCTGCTCGAGGAGTGTCGCGCCCGCGGCGTGCCGATGGCGATCACCACGACCACCAGTCGTGCCAACATCGACGCGCTCTTCTCGCAGCACCTGGGCGCCGCGTGGCGCGACTGGTTCGCCGTCGTCCTCGGCGGCGAGGACGTGACGCAAAAGAAGCCCGACCCCGAGGTGTACCAGCGCGCCTTGCAGCTGCTGGGGGTGGAGGCGCACGAGGCGGTCGCCATCGAGGATTCCCCGGCCGGCGTCGCGTCGGCACGAGGGGCGGGGGTGCCGGTGGTCGTGGCGCGCAGCATCTACTTCGCGGACACGCCGATCGAAGGGGCGACCGCCGTTGGCCCCGGGTTGCACACGCGCCGCGGATGGACGCCGGCGCTCGTGCCGGACGGCGACGCGTCCGACGGTGACGGACCGGTCACGCTGGACGACCTCGCGCGGTGGTGCACGACGACGCGCTAG
- a CDS encoding UPF0182 family protein encodes MRRGRAPLVIAVAIAFLLFIVVPAASGFFADLWWFREIGYDVVFVRTVTTRLLLFLVAGAVGSAVLYLNLSIAQRGVVPEPVMVRMGEAVAPVDVAGATRRLRLPISILFGIVFGLGVSATWQVLLQWLHRTPFDVADPVFSRDIGYYVFSLPALSVALGMIRTLAFVSLLATVPTYFFRGDVVVSPRRLRIEPSAGVHLAILLAVPFVVTALRLWFVDSAELLYSTTGPLVGASYTDLHATLPAIRVSAIAALAAAVVVLVGGARRMLGWYGVLAVGGYVSVAILGRGIVPAIMQKFVVAPTELTRETPYLERHIAATRRAWGIDSVQSRDLEGVPTLTLASLRANAATIENVRLWDRAPLLRTFGQLQEIRTYYDFVSVDDDRYWIDGKYRQVLLSPRELNAQSLPTRTFINEHLTFTHGMGLTMSPVNQVTTQGLPVLLIQDLPPATTGSLKVSRPQIYYGELAQDFVFVGTRQKEFDYPAGEANIYTAYAGKGGVPVGNIFRRMLLALHFGNSKVLLSGDITSESRVLYNRNIVTRIRKALPFLKLDRDPYLVVADDGTLKWIQDAYTTSSRYPYSFRSPDGVTYMRNSVKVVIDAYDGTVTAYVSAPNDPLVRTWAKVFPGIFVPIDSMAKDLRAHVRYPDDMFRAQTALYSTYHMDKPEEFYHREDQWQVPVVTRPDEAVPFMRHIIMRLPDEPEAEFIYMAPFTPRGKDNLAAWMVARNDGAEYGKLRVYKFPRQSLVFGPRQIENRINQDTEIARQVSLWDQRGSEVIRGDLLVIPIDHALLYVQPLYLQAEGGRIPELKRVLVAYENQVVMRETLELALQALFAGGGDAPITQAVPVTGAVAQRPAAGADTVVGAASAELQSLVVEARRRYQAAIEAQREGDWSRYGAEIRRLGELLERMGRK; translated from the coding sequence GTGCGTCGAGGCAGAGCTCCCCTGGTGATCGCCGTCGCGATCGCCTTCCTCCTGTTCATCGTCGTTCCCGCCGCCAGCGGCTTCTTTGCCGATCTCTGGTGGTTCCGCGAGATCGGCTACGACGTCGTCTTCGTCCGCACCGTCACCACGCGGCTGCTGCTCTTCCTCGTGGCGGGCGCCGTCGGGAGCGCGGTGTTGTACCTCAACCTGTCGATCGCGCAGCGGGGCGTCGTCCCCGAGCCGGTCATGGTGCGGATGGGCGAAGCCGTGGCGCCCGTCGATGTGGCGGGGGCGACGCGTCGGCTGCGCCTACCGATCTCCATCCTCTTCGGCATCGTCTTCGGGCTGGGCGTGAGCGCCACCTGGCAGGTGCTGCTCCAGTGGCTGCACCGCACGCCGTTCGACGTCGCCGACCCCGTCTTTTCACGCGACATCGGCTACTACGTCTTCTCCCTCCCGGCGCTCTCGGTCGCGTTAGGGATGATCCGCACGCTCGCCTTCGTCTCCCTCCTCGCCACCGTTCCGACCTACTTCTTTCGGGGCGACGTGGTCGTCTCGCCGCGACGCTTGCGCATCGAACCGTCGGCCGGCGTGCACCTGGCGATTCTCCTGGCGGTCCCCTTCGTGGTGACGGCGCTTCGCCTCTGGTTCGTGGACAGCGCCGAGCTGCTGTACTCCACGACTGGTCCGCTGGTGGGGGCGAGCTACACCGACCTGCACGCGACGCTCCCCGCCATCCGCGTGTCGGCAATCGCCGCCCTTGCCGCCGCGGTGGTCGTGCTCGTGGGCGGCGCGCGGCGGATGCTGGGGTGGTACGGCGTGCTCGCCGTCGGCGGCTACGTGTCGGTAGCCATCCTGGGACGCGGGATCGTGCCGGCGATCATGCAGAAGTTCGTCGTCGCCCCCACGGAGCTCACGCGCGAAACCCCCTACTTGGAGCGCCACATCGCCGCCACGCGACGCGCGTGGGGGATCGACAGCGTACAGTCGCGCGACCTCGAGGGGGTCCCGACGCTCACGCTCGCCTCGCTGCGCGCCAACGCGGCCACCATCGAGAACGTGCGGCTGTGGGATCGCGCGCCGCTGCTGCGCACCTTTGGGCAGCTGCAGGAGATCCGCACGTACTACGACTTCGTGTCGGTCGACGACGATCGGTACTGGATCGATGGCAAGTACCGCCAGGTCCTCCTCTCGCCGCGCGAGCTCAACGCCCAGTCGCTGCCCACGCGCACGTTCATCAACGAGCACCTGACCTTCACGCATGGCATGGGGCTCACGATGAGCCCCGTCAACCAGGTCACCACACAGGGGCTCCCCGTCCTCCTCATCCAGGACCTGCCGCCGGCGACGACCGGGTCGCTCAAGGTCTCGCGCCCGCAGATCTACTACGGCGAGCTGGCCCAGGATTTCGTCTTCGTGGGGACGCGCCAGAAGGAGTTCGACTACCCCGCAGGGGAGGCCAACATCTACACCGCCTATGCCGGCAAGGGCGGCGTCCCGGTCGGAAACATCTTCCGGCGCATGCTCCTCGCCCTCCACTTCGGCAACTCGAAGGTCCTGCTCTCGGGCGACATCACCAGTGAGAGCCGCGTCCTGTACAACCGCAACATCGTCACGCGCATCCGCAAGGCGCTCCCCTTCCTCAAGCTCGACCGCGATCCCTATCTCGTGGTCGCCGACGATGGAACGCTCAAGTGGATCCAGGACGCCTACACGACCTCATCCCGCTATCCCTACTCGTTTCGGTCGCCGGACGGCGTGACCTACATGCGCAACAGCGTGAAGGTCGTGATCGACGCGTACGACGGGACGGTCACCGCCTACGTCAGCGCCCCCAACGATCCGTTGGTGCGCACCTGGGCCAAGGTCTTCCCGGGGATCTTCGTCCCCATCGACAGCATGGCGAAGGACCTGCGCGCGCACGTGCGCTATCCCGACGACATGTTTCGCGCCCAGACCGCCCTGTACTCGACGTATCACATGGACAAGCCCGAGGAGTTCTACCATCGGGAAGACCAGTGGCAGGTGCCGGTGGTGACGCGCCCCGATGAGGCGGTCCCCTTCATGCGGCACATCATCATGCGCCTGCCTGACGAGCCCGAGGCGGAGTTCATCTACATGGCGCCGTTCACGCCGCGCGGGAAGGACAACCTCGCGGCATGGATGGTCGCCCGCAACGACGGCGCGGAGTACGGGAAGCTGCGCGTCTACAAGTTCCCGCGCCAATCGCTCGTATTCGGCCCTAGGCAGATCGAAAACCGCATCAACCAGGACACCGAGATCGCACGGCAGGTCTCGCTCTGGGACCAGCGCGGGTCGGAGGTCATTCGCGGCGACCTTCTCGTTATCCCGATCGATCACGCGCTTCTGTACGTGCAGCCGCTCTACCTCCAGGCCGAGGGGGGCCGCATCCCCGAGCTCAAGCGCGTGCTGGTGGCCTACGAGAATCAGGTGGTGATGCGCGAGACGCTGGAGCTGGCGCTCCAGGCGCTCTTTGCCGGCGGGGGCGATGCGCCTATCACGCAGGCAGTGCCGGTGACCGGTGCCGTGGCGCAGCGCCCCGCCGCAGGGGCCGACACCGTGGTCGGCGCCGCGAGCGCCGAACTGCAGAGCCTCGTGGTGGAGGCTCGGCGCCGCTACCAGGCGGCGATCGAGGCGCAACGCGAAGGCGACTGGAGCCGCTATGGCGCGGAGATTCGGCGACTGGGCGAGTTGCTGGAGCGCATGGGGCGCAAGTGA
- a CDS encoding DUF1801 domain-containing protein, which translates to MAEPKTTRTTASVAAFLAAIEDPKRRADALAVKRLMEHASGEKAAMWGTAIVGFGSYHYVYASGQEGDWPLVAFSPRKQNLVLYIMPGFDRYSELMARLGKCKTGKSCLYLNSLRDVDVSVLEELVRASVRHMATSKGAAAATRETSGKTTKAAAKRSTKTK; encoded by the coding sequence ATGGCTGAACCCAAGACCACGCGCACCACCGCCAGCGTCGCCGCCTTTCTCGCCGCCATCGAAGATCCGAAGCGGCGCGCCGATGCACTCGCCGTCAAGCGCCTCATGGAGCACGCATCCGGCGAAAAGGCCGCGATGTGGGGGACCGCGATCGTCGGCTTCGGGAGCTACCACTACGTGTATGCCAGCGGGCAGGAAGGCGACTGGCCGCTCGTGGCCTTCTCCCCGCGCAAGCAGAACCTCGTCCTGTACATCATGCCGGGGTTCGATCGTTACAGCGAACTCATGGCGCGACTGGGGAAGTGCAAGACCGGGAAATCGTGCCTCTACCTCAACTCGCTGCGCGACGTGGATGTGAGTGTGCTCGAGGAGTTGGTGCGTGCGTCGGTTCGTCACATGGCGACGAGCAAGGGGGCCGCCGCGGCGACGCGGGAGACCTCCGGCAAGACGACCAAAGCGGCGGCGAAGCGGTCGACCAAGACGAAGTAA
- a CDS encoding DUF2238 domain-containing protein yields the protein MTDRTLVITLGVVLAILLAWSGIAPYERSTWLMEVAPIFIAVPVMAYSYRRFPLTRLLYAMIFVHSVILLVGGAYTYARVPFGFWMQEVLGIDRNPYDKIGHFAQGFIPVLVAREVLSRGGYVRGKKMLTFICISIAMAISACYELVEWGAALALGQGAEEFLGTQGYVWDTQSDMWYALLGASSSLLLLSRLHDREIARLGQRR from the coding sequence ATGACCGATCGCACGCTCGTCATCACGCTCGGCGTGGTGCTCGCCATCCTGCTCGCCTGGTCGGGGATTGCGCCGTACGAGCGCAGTACCTGGCTCATGGAGGTGGCGCCGATCTTCATCGCCGTCCCGGTCATGGCGTACTCGTACCGCCGCTTTCCGCTGACGCGACTGCTCTACGCGATGATCTTCGTGCACAGCGTGATCCTGCTGGTGGGCGGGGCATATACGTATGCGCGCGTCCCCTTCGGCTTCTGGATGCAGGAGGTGCTGGGGATCGACCGCAATCCCTATGACAAGATCGGGCACTTCGCGCAGGGCTTCATCCCGGTGCTGGTCGCGCGCGAAGTGCTGTCGCGCGGTGGCTACGTGCGGGGGAAGAAGATGCTGACCTTCATCTGCATCTCGATCGCCATGGCGATCAGCGCCTGCTACGAACTGGTGGAGTGGGGGGCGGCGCTGGCGCTGGGGCAGGGGGCCGAGGAGTTCCTCGGGACGCAGGGCTACGTGTGGGACACGCAGTCGGACATGTGGTACGCGCTGCTGGGGGCGAGCAGCTCGTTGCTGCTGCTCTCACGCCTGCACGATCGCGAGATCGCTCGGCTCGGTCAGCGCAGGTAG
- a CDS encoding AAA family ATPase gives MLLRTLGTVELRNGEAGTPAPVLGLGKPLALLIYLSAAPGRSASRSLLISLLWSDLETDAAKHALRQTLWYLRRKTGRDVIAAAGDTLQLLPEVEVDRDLLLAASAEGRHEEVVSRYVGPFVPEFATPGGSGFEEWCALERRRLLQVFRHAAESIIAAELSRGHARAALDLARRLRDQDRYDEGGWRLLLEVCASANDALATRAEAEALVQLAEREELQLEPATRALLRVARASGADNGKGTASGTRALQSDALVGREQAFAQLLGAWEQVRAGAIRRVHVTARAGLGKTRLLRDFEARLRAMRGRVVSVGGTYGGRDMSFGVAGDLAAALAQLPGKRAIAPASAATLIGLNPSLSTYFDDAPRIATPDDALRERSLAIRELATAVAFEHPVAILIDDLHWVDDASAALIGALADGLRDVRILLVTTGRKEARQVAVASHAETVHVTLDPLTAPQVEELVLGIAALPAEPWAAEFSVELWRAARGSPLLALETLQLMEDRGELRRADGGWCADHPEALLAELRAGDALRGRLEDMERTDRWLLTLLAAAGAPVEDETLVEASERPSTEVLARLRALETRALAVRSGDGWQVAHDEIADEIVRVASADGLALASARLGRAMLATGAWDERRARRGARLLRSSGDDAARGELFRRFAAQRFALGDRRGLDALAADLFGPSIRDGELRAIRRSAPLSWRVGLMTPMRQALAAAAAVALLIVGALVITRDEALPPPDAVLGLALVDSAGRVTFQQVELREDAWSPLQPLATAAWDGMESFTLASTNAFEVALHPNQRQLVTSESTEEPGGIDLFVRERGAPAKRLLSAGGDDGTARISPDGSRLVFATSRWDSLMHYDLALSPMSGGPVTPLTSGPSTDHNAVWSPSATQIAFSRHNWGVVPNELCVVQLEGTRTVACRHVDDADEAFPTAWIDEDRILAVVFKENRRRLVALQWSTGETIAITDGPASSYHVSPDAHWAYCVCAVAADGRQRPAVFPLLSPSFVRALQLPEALASASVHPFWISSEASVGAARLRIQGPSRVPVGVPSRLRATLTDAHDREIRYPGSVRWTLADPSAGTIDSISGLLMLNGRAPQAVVRAASGRSARDSLLIRVAPATAQPRFVEEWTDTSMSRWSPFGRPSPSTGRAADGSAVMRNNGEGSFESGALSRDEFDPSLGLAVDLRVSTRVTMSQWQAMQLGVFSGLDVARYERAKDRNVSPFVPPQALLCNVGYPIEGMRLGDLPIFTLTSHETVRVPIPNRSLLRGAWYTIRLQYLPDGRCALAIDGVPLAITASGRQTPGRARVRVSGNMYQTEMLAGRLQVFEGVPADIDWSKAQLMQR, from the coding sequence ACACCCTCCAGCTCCTCCCCGAAGTGGAGGTCGACCGCGACCTCCTGCTCGCCGCCTCGGCGGAGGGACGCCACGAAGAGGTGGTGTCGCGATATGTGGGGCCGTTCGTCCCCGAGTTCGCCACCCCCGGGGGGAGCGGATTCGAGGAATGGTGCGCGCTGGAGCGCCGGCGCCTGCTGCAGGTCTTTCGGCACGCCGCCGAGTCGATCATCGCCGCCGAGCTGTCGCGGGGGCACGCGCGTGCCGCGCTCGACCTGGCGCGTCGCCTGCGCGACCAGGATCGGTACGATGAGGGAGGGTGGCGCCTCCTGCTCGAGGTGTGCGCGTCCGCCAACGACGCACTCGCCACGCGTGCCGAGGCCGAAGCGTTGGTGCAGCTGGCGGAGCGCGAGGAGCTGCAGCTCGAGCCGGCGACGCGGGCGTTGCTGCGCGTGGCCCGCGCCTCGGGAGCGGACAATGGCAAGGGGACGGCGAGTGGCACCCGCGCGCTGCAGTCGGACGCCCTGGTGGGGCGCGAGCAGGCGTTCGCGCAGCTCCTGGGGGCATGGGAGCAGGTGCGCGCGGGGGCGATCCGGCGCGTGCACGTCACCGCGCGCGCCGGCCTGGGCAAGACGCGCCTCCTGCGCGATTTCGAGGCCCGCCTTCGTGCCATGCGCGGGCGCGTCGTCTCGGTGGGCGGGACGTACGGCGGACGCGACATGTCGTTCGGCGTGGCCGGCGATCTGGCCGCCGCGCTCGCCCAGCTGCCTGGCAAACGAGCGATTGCGCCGGCGTCTGCCGCGACGCTCATCGGCCTCAACCCGTCGCTCTCCACCTACTTCGACGATGCCCCCCGCATCGCCACCCCCGACGACGCGCTGCGGGAGCGCTCGCTGGCCATCCGCGAGCTGGCGACCGCGGTAGCCTTCGAACACCCGGTGGCGATCCTCATCGACGACCTGCACTGGGTCGACGATGCGTCGGCGGCGCTGATCGGGGCACTGGCCGATGGACTGCGCGACGTGCGCATCCTCCTGGTCACCACTGGGCGGAAGGAGGCGCGACAGGTCGCGGTCGCATCGCACGCGGAGACGGTGCACGTCACGCTCGACCCGCTGACGGCGCCGCAGGTGGAGGAACTCGTCCTCGGGATCGCCGCGCTCCCGGCCGAGCCGTGGGCCGCCGAATTCTCCGTGGAACTCTGGCGCGCCGCTCGCGGGTCCCCGTTGCTCGCGCTCGAGACGTTGCAGCTGATGGAGGATCGTGGCGAGCTGCGACGGGCCGACGGAGGCTGGTGCGCCGATCATCCCGAGGCGCTGCTCGCCGAGCTGCGCGCCGGCGACGCCCTGCGCGGGCGACTGGAGGACATGGAACGGACCGACCGGTGGCTCCTGACGCTGTTGGCTGCCGCCGGTGCCCCCGTCGAGGACGAGACGCTGGTGGAAGCGAGCGAGCGCCCATCGACCGAAGTCCTCGCGCGGCTGCGTGCCCTCGAAACGCGGGCGCTGGCGGTGCGCTCGGGCGACGGCTGGCAGGTCGCTCACGACGAGATTGCCGACGAGATCGTGCGCGTCGCATCGGCCGACGGCCTGGCGCTCGCCTCGGCGCGGCTCGGTCGGGCCATGCTCGCCACGGGGGCGTGGGACGAGCGTCGCGCCCGCCGTGGCGCGCGCCTGCTCCGGTCCAGCGGCGACGACGCGGCACGCGGCGAACTCTTTCGACGGTTCGCCGCGCAGCGCTTCGCGCTCGGGGATCGCCGCGGGCTCGATGCCCTCGCCGCCGACCTGTTCGGCCCGTCCATCCGTGACGGCGAACTGCGCGCCATCCGGCGGTCGGCGCCGTTGAGCTGGCGCGTCGGCCTCATGACCCCGATGCGCCAGGCGCTCGCGGCCGCCGCCGCAGTCGCGCTGTTGATCGTTGGCGCGCTCGTTATCACGCGTGATGAGGCCCTGCCTCCCCCCGACGCCGTGCTGGGGCTGGCGCTCGTCGACAGCGCCGGTCGCGTCACCTTCCAGCAGGTGGAGCTGCGTGAGGATGCGTGGAGCCCGTTGCAGCCGCTGGCCACCGCGGCATGGGACGGCATGGAGAGCTTCACGCTCGCGTCGACGAATGCCTTCGAGGTGGCGCTCCACCCCAACCAACGACAGCTGGTCACGAGCGAATCGACCGAAGAGCCCGGAGGCATCGACCTCTTCGTGCGTGAACGCGGCGCCCCGGCGAAACGCCTGCTGTCGGCCGGCGGCGACGACGGGACGGCACGCATCTCGCCCGACGGGTCGCGCCTCGTCTTCGCCACGTCGCGCTGGGACTCGTTGATGCACTACGACCTCGCGCTCTCCCCCATGTCCGGCGGCCCGGTCACTCCACTGACCTCGGGGCCCTCCACAGATCACAACGCCGTGTGGAGTCCGAGCGCCACACAGATCGCCTTCAGCCGACACAACTGGGGGGTCGTCCCCAACGAGTTGTGCGTGGTGCAGCTGGAGGGCACGCGCACCGTCGCCTGCCGTCACGTCGACGACGCCGACGAGGCGTTCCCCACCGCGTGGATCGACGAGGATCGCATCCTGGCGGTCGTCTTCAAGGAGAACCGCAGGCGCCTCGTGGCCCTGCAATGGTCGACCGGCGAGACGATCGCCATCACGGACGGACCGGCCAGTTCGTATCACGTGAGCCCGGATGCGCACTGGGCGTACTGCGTGTGCGCGGTCGCGGCCGACGGACGGCAACGTCCCGCCGTCTTTCCCCTGCTCTCTCCGTCCTTCGTGCGAGCGCTGCAGCTGCCGGAGGCGCTCGCTTCGGCCTCCGTTCACCCGTTCTGGATCTCAAGCGAGGCCTCCGTTGGCGCCGCACGCCTGCGCATCCAGGGACCGTCGCGCGTTCCCGTTGGCGTACCGTCTCGACTGCGCGCCACCCTCACCGACGCGCACGATCGCGAGATCCGCTACCCGGGCTCCGTGCGGTGGACGCTCGCCGATCCCAGCGCCGGGACGATCGATTCCATCAGCGGACTGCTCATGCTCAACGGACGCGCACCACAGGCGGTGGTGCGCGCGGCCTCGGGACGGTCGGCACGCGACTCGCTGCTGATACGGGTCGCTCCCGCCACCGCGCAGCCACGATTCGTCGAAGAGTGGACCGACACGTCGATGTCGCGCTGGTCCCCATTCGGACGTCCTTCGCCCTCCACCGGACGCGCCGCCGACGGCTCGGCGGTCATGCGCAACAATGGCGAAGGCTCGTTCGAGAGCGGGGCGTTGTCGCGGGACGAATTCGATCCGTCACTGGGCCTCGCCGTCGATCTGCGGGTCTCCACCAGGGTCACGATGTCGCAATGGCAAGCCATGCAACTCGGCGTGTTCTCGGGACTCGATGTGGCGCGGTACGAGCGCGCCAAGGATCGCAACGTCTCACCGTTCGTCCCACCGCAGGCACTGCTGTGCAACGTCGGCTATCCGATCGAAGGGATGCGCCTCGGGGATCTCCCGATCTTCACGCTCACGTCGCATGAGACGGTGCGGGTACCGATCCCCAACCGTTCGTTGCTGCGCGGCGCCTGGTACACGATCCGGCTGCAGTACCTGCCGGACGGTCGCTGCGCGCTCGCCATCGATGGGGTCCCGCTGGCGATCACCGCGAGCGGGCGGCAGACGCCGGGGCGCGCCCGTGTGCGTGTCTCCGGCAACATGTACCAGACCGAGATGCTGGCGGGACGCCTCCAGGTCTTCGAAGGCGTCCCCGCCGACATCGATTGGTCCAAGGCGCAGCTGATGCAGCGCTGA